The following coding sequences lie in one Spirosoma sp. KUDC1026 genomic window:
- a CDS encoding Gfo/Idh/MocA family protein — MINVAIVGLGFGAEFIPIYQRHPDATMYAICQRNVENLNKIGDAYGIEKRYSSYDELLADPNVDAVHINSPIPNHAEQTIKALKAGKHVACTVPMATSVEDCQAIVQACKESGKKYMMMETVVYSREFLFVKELYENGELGKVQFLKASHQQDMDGWPDYWPGLPPMHYATHCVGPVAGLLKLQADYVSCFGSGTIREELAKIHNSPFAVESAHIKFKDSDLSAYVYRSLFDVARQYRESFEVYGDKKSFEWQLIEEEQPVIHTAKKPEPEIPEKVTVPDYAHYLPSEIQRFTTKGVYDADETQHLSFTQGGGHGGSHPHMVHEFVSAIKEDRDPFPNAAQSANWTSVGILAHESALRGGELIKLPDFN; from the coding sequence ATGATAAACGTTGCTATTGTAGGCCTTGGCTTTGGGGCTGAATTTATTCCTATCTACCAGCGGCATCCGGATGCCACTATGTACGCGATCTGCCAGCGGAACGTCGAGAATCTAAATAAAATTGGCGACGCGTATGGGATCGAAAAACGGTACTCCAGCTACGATGAGCTCCTGGCAGATCCGAACGTTGATGCAGTGCATATTAACTCGCCCATTCCAAACCATGCCGAGCAGACAATCAAAGCGCTGAAGGCAGGCAAACACGTAGCCTGTACGGTGCCAATGGCTACGTCGGTGGAGGACTGTCAGGCAATTGTACAGGCCTGCAAGGAAAGTGGTAAGAAATATATGATGATGGAAACGGTGGTGTACAGCCGCGAGTTTCTGTTCGTTAAAGAACTGTACGAAAACGGTGAACTGGGCAAGGTTCAATTCCTTAAAGCCAGCCACCAGCAGGATATGGACGGCTGGCCGGATTACTGGCCGGGTCTGCCTCCCATGCACTACGCTACGCACTGCGTTGGTCCGGTGGCAGGCTTGCTCAAATTACAGGCCGATTACGTATCTTGCTTTGGATCAGGAACAATTCGGGAAGAACTGGCGAAGATTCATAACTCCCCGTTTGCGGTAGAGTCAGCACATATCAAGTTTAAGGACAGCGACCTGTCGGCCTATGTGTATCGTTCGCTGTTCGACGTAGCGCGGCAGTACCGCGAAAGTTTTGAGGTGTACGGTGACAAGAAGTCATTCGAATGGCAGTTGATCGAAGAGGAGCAGCCGGTGATCCATACGGCGAAGAAGCCGGAGCCGGAAATTCCTGAGAAAGTAACGGTGCCCGATTACGCCCACTACTTACCCAGCGAAATACAGCGCTTTACAACAAAAGGCGTGTACGATGCCGACGAGACCCAGCATTTGTCGTTCACGCAGGGGGGAGGCCACGGCGGATCGCACCCGCACATGGTTCACGAATTTGTGTCGGCGATTAAGGAAGACCGCGACCCGTTCCCGAATGCTGCCCAGTCAGCCAACTGGACGAGCGTGGGGATTCTGGCGCATGAATCAGCATTGCGTGGTGGCGAACTCATCAAACTGCCGGATTTTAACTAA
- a CDS encoding PVC-type heme-binding CxxCH protein gives MKKVLTALGLVAVLTQCARPSGTQTTGRQSAVSKETAARQTTPRRANPRRIEILFLGDNGHHKPIERVPEIMAALGNKGINFTYTDKLEDLNPDNLNKYDGLLIYANWDSIPKPQEKAMLDYVAAGHGVIPVHCASYCFRNSAEYVDKVVGGQFWRHRMDTIQTRFTQPNNPITMGLQSFKAYDETYLHSHLQADNNVLAVREVKADQLKDLADAGRPNAKEEPYTWTRTYGKGRVFYTAYGHDERTWTQPGFQQLLERGILWAVGDEVKKLHDELNPQAFAYQEAPQLPNYEKRAGPQLEQKPLSSEESMKHIQVPVEFTMDLFAQEPNVMHPIAMAWDEKGRLFVLVTKDYPNERKDSGGSDFIVICEDTNKDGKADKFTNFAEGLSIPTGMAFANGGLYVSQAPHMLFLQDTNGDDKADVKKIVFSGFGTFDTHAGPSNLHYGFDNWIWGSVGYSGFNGKVGADSVKFGQGFFRFKPDGSKLEYVTATSNNTWGLGFTETGDIFGSTANNAHGWYMAIPNRYFNGGGHLRENGSRSTDTHKDMKPITEKVRQVDVFGGFTAAAGHNFYTARSFPKKYWNKVAFVSEPTGHIVHQNVMQKKGTDFEDAEGFNLMAGSDEWFAPVFAEVGPDGAVWVVDWYSYIIQHNPTPEGAKNGAGNAYETPLRDFTHGRIYRVGYSKAPAYTPMTLSKERPADLVAALKNDNMFWRTTAQRLLIDRNNKDVVPQLIALVNDQSVDEIGINPAAIHALWTLHGLGALDGTNEQAVAAATKALKHPCHGVRKTAVQVLPRTQPSASALLQADALNDKEPLVVLNTLLAFSEMPTSDPVQKAVLARLEKVNKEGSEVNDRWLPDAFACVLTEKNGQMMKTYLKQVSMNTPAQPKASSDMGHQHHTGAHGPNASSEPMQTTRAATKPVSATQPDLLVAAIRTTPESPAVQERARIFIDVTNAGGVDIPAGTAIPLTVRIEGPTGSADPAKINYVSVAHNTGIKAGETVTISKGNNGPWSTDFGVTFERAGKYTIAASLDRENKIAESNEQNNEARHTLTYRAPQSLSAYVLERASRSYASTASVDSVIALLRQSQKLDPAQGEAVVKGVAEGWNLKQKAQLGASDKTFLASLTNSVSADNKERLVRLYESWGMAKAEPVDPNVVVIQMKTVREAMRFDKKEFSVPAGKQIEIVIENPDAMQHNLVIGKPKTMEAIGAAADKMITAKDGAEKNYVPTMPQIVAATPLINPDQTYRLKFTAPATPGEYPYVCTFPGHWRLMNGTMKVVKESTKPITTAK, from the coding sequence ATGAAAAAAGTACTCACCGCCCTCGGGCTGGTTGCCGTTTTAACCCAGTGCGCCCGGCCGTCGGGTACGCAAACAACGGGTCGGCAGTCAGCCGTATCGAAGGAGACGGCTGCTCGACAGACGACTCCACGCCGGGCTAACCCCCGTCGAATTGAAATTCTATTTCTGGGTGACAATGGTCACCACAAGCCCATTGAGCGGGTTCCCGAAATTATGGCTGCGCTGGGTAATAAAGGCATCAATTTTACCTATACGGACAAACTTGAAGACCTTAACCCGGATAACCTCAATAAATACGACGGCTTGCTGATCTACGCCAACTGGGACAGTATTCCTAAGCCGCAGGAAAAAGCCATGCTGGACTATGTAGCAGCCGGGCATGGTGTTATTCCGGTGCATTGCGCGTCGTATTGCTTCCGAAATTCGGCCGAATACGTTGATAAAGTAGTTGGGGGCCAGTTCTGGCGTCACCGGATGGATACCATACAGACGCGGTTTACCCAGCCGAACAATCCCATCACAATGGGATTGCAATCATTCAAAGCCTACGACGAAACGTACCTGCACAGCCATTTGCAGGCCGACAATAACGTACTGGCCGTGCGTGAAGTCAAAGCTGATCAGCTTAAGGATCTGGCCGACGCTGGTCGACCGAACGCGAAAGAAGAACCTTATACCTGGACCCGGACGTATGGTAAAGGACGGGTGTTCTATACGGCCTATGGCCACGACGAACGTACGTGGACTCAGCCGGGCTTTCAGCAACTGCTGGAGCGGGGCATCCTGTGGGCAGTTGGTGATGAGGTGAAAAAACTCCACGACGAATTGAACCCACAGGCGTTTGCTTACCAGGAGGCTCCCCAACTGCCTAACTACGAGAAACGGGCCGGTCCGCAGCTGGAACAGAAACCTCTGTCATCGGAAGAGTCGATGAAGCACATTCAGGTACCAGTCGAGTTCACGATGGATCTGTTTGCGCAGGAGCCCAATGTTATGCACCCCATCGCAATGGCCTGGGACGAAAAAGGTCGTCTGTTCGTGCTGGTTACTAAAGATTATCCCAACGAGCGGAAGGATTCGGGTGGGTCGGATTTTATCGTGATCTGCGAAGACACGAACAAAGACGGGAAGGCGGATAAGTTTACCAACTTCGCCGAAGGTCTGAGTATTCCGACCGGAATGGCCTTCGCCAACGGTGGTTTATATGTATCGCAGGCACCCCACATGCTGTTCCTACAGGATACGAACGGCGACGACAAAGCCGACGTGAAGAAGATTGTGTTCAGCGGATTTGGTACGTTTGATACCCACGCCGGCCCAAGCAATCTGCATTACGGTTTTGATAACTGGATCTGGGGCAGCGTTGGTTATTCAGGTTTCAACGGGAAAGTTGGGGCCGACAGTGTTAAGTTTGGTCAGGGGTTCTTCCGCTTCAAACCCGACGGCTCTAAACTCGAATACGTAACCGCGACGTCGAACAATACCTGGGGGCTGGGCTTTACCGAAACGGGTGACATTTTTGGCTCGACGGCCAACAACGCCCACGGCTGGTACATGGCGATTCCGAATCGGTATTTTAACGGCGGTGGACACCTTCGCGAGAACGGCAGCCGCAGTACCGATACGCATAAGGACATGAAACCCATTACCGAGAAAGTGCGTCAGGTAGACGTATTCGGCGGGTTCACAGCGGCCGCCGGTCATAACTTTTATACAGCCCGCTCCTTTCCGAAAAAATACTGGAACAAAGTCGCCTTCGTCTCAGAACCAACCGGGCATATTGTTCACCAGAACGTAATGCAGAAAAAAGGAACCGATTTCGAGGATGCTGAAGGATTTAACCTGATGGCGGGTTCTGACGAATGGTTCGCTCCTGTATTCGCTGAGGTGGGACCCGATGGCGCCGTCTGGGTGGTAGACTGGTATAGCTACATCATTCAGCATAACCCAACGCCCGAAGGCGCTAAAAACGGGGCTGGTAATGCCTACGAAACGCCCCTGCGTGATTTCACCCACGGTCGAATCTACCGCGTTGGGTATAGTAAAGCGCCCGCCTACACCCCAATGACACTCAGCAAGGAGCGCCCGGCTGATCTGGTTGCCGCGCTGAAAAACGACAATATGTTCTGGCGGACAACCGCTCAGCGGCTGCTGATCGACCGGAATAATAAAGACGTAGTCCCGCAGCTGATTGCGCTGGTGAACGATCAGTCGGTGGACGAGATCGGGATCAATCCGGCTGCTATTCACGCGCTATGGACCCTGCATGGCCTGGGTGCGCTGGACGGCACGAATGAACAAGCAGTAGCAGCCGCTACAAAAGCGCTGAAACATCCCTGTCATGGGGTTCGCAAAACGGCCGTTCAGGTGTTGCCCCGGACGCAGCCGTCAGCGAGTGCGCTGCTTCAGGCCGATGCGCTGAATGATAAAGAACCCCTAGTTGTCCTGAATACGCTGCTGGCGTTCTCTGAAATGCCAACCAGTGATCCGGTACAGAAAGCGGTGCTGGCGCGGCTGGAGAAAGTAAACAAGGAAGGTTCTGAAGTGAACGATCGCTGGCTACCCGACGCCTTTGCCTGTGTGCTGACCGAGAAGAACGGGCAGATGATGAAAACGTACTTGAAGCAAGTGTCGATGAACACCCCGGCGCAGCCGAAAGCGTCGTCGGATATGGGCCATCAGCATCATACCGGCGCCCACGGCCCGAATGCCTCTTCCGAACCCATGCAAACAACCCGTGCGGCCACGAAGCCAGTCAGCGCAACGCAGCCCGATCTTCTGGTCGCGGCCATACGGACAACGCCCGAGTCGCCAGCGGTACAGGAGCGCGCCCGCATCTTCATCGACGTAACGAACGCAGGTGGTGTAGACATCCCGGCTGGTACGGCTATCCCACTGACGGTACGTATTGAAGGGCCAACCGGCTCGGCCGACCCGGCTAAGATTAACTACGTCAGTGTGGCGCACAACACCGGGATCAAAGCAGGCGAAACCGTTACGATCAGCAAAGGCAACAATGGCCCCTGGAGCACCGACTTCGGCGTAACGTTCGAACGGGCGGGCAAGTACACGATTGCGGCCAGCCTGGACCGCGAGAATAAAATTGCCGAAAGTAACGAGCAGAACAACGAAGCCCGGCACACGCTGACCTACCGCGCTCCGCAAAGCCTGAGTGCCTATGTGCTCGAACGCGCCAGCCGCAGCTACGCATCGACAGCATCCGTCGATTCAGTTATTGCACTGCTTCGTCAGTCGCAGAAACTGGATCCGGCACAGGGCGAGGCTGTTGTGAAAGGGGTAGCCGAAGGCTGGAACCTGAAACAGAAAGCTCAGCTGGGGGCCAGTGATAAAACATTCCTGGCCAGCCTGACCAACTCAGTGTCGGCTGATAACAAAGAGCGGCTGGTTCGCCTGTATGAGTCGTGGGGCATGGCCAAGGCCGAACCCGTCGATCCGAACGTAGTGGTCATCCAGATGAAAACGGTTCGGGAAGCCATGCGTTTCGACAAGAAAGAATTTTCGGTGCCCGCTGGTAAGCAGATCGAAATCGTCATCGAGAATCCAGACGCTATGCAGCACAACCTGGTTATCGGCAAGCCGAAAACGATGGAGGCAATCGGAGCAGCCGCCGATAAGATGATCACGGCAAAAGATGGCGCGGAAAAGAACTACGTACCAACCATGCCGCAGATTGTTGCTGCTACGCCGTTGATCAACCCTGATCAGACCTACCGGCTCAAGTTTACGGCTCCGGCTACCCCCGGCGAGTATCCGTACGTGTGTACCTTCCCCGGCCACTGGCGCCTGATGAACGGCACGATGAAAGTGGTTAAAGAAAGTACCAAGCCAATTACCACTGCGAAATAA
- a CDS encoding RNA methyltransferase — MIPRKLALDELNRLTVDDFKNAEKFPYCLILDDIRSLNNVGSVFRTADAFRAQKIYLCGITGTPPHRDITKTALGATESVSWEYVPDVVTLARQLQAAGWIVAAVEQAEGSTSLTKFSPTVGKQYAFVFGNEVNGVRNELVEAADVVLEIPQFGTKHSLNIAVTAGIVCWDFLQKT, encoded by the coding sequence ATGATTCCCCGTAAACTTGCCCTCGACGAACTCAACCGGTTAACTGTCGACGATTTCAAAAACGCCGAAAAATTTCCGTATTGTCTCATCCTGGACGACATCCGCAGCCTGAATAATGTCGGGTCAGTATTTCGGACAGCCGATGCCTTTCGGGCGCAGAAAATATATCTCTGCGGCATTACCGGTACCCCTCCCCACCGCGATATAACAAAAACGGCACTCGGCGCAACTGAATCCGTTAGTTGGGAATATGTACCCGATGTGGTTACGCTTGCCAGACAGTTACAGGCAGCGGGCTGGATCGTGGCTGCTGTCGAGCAGGCAGAGGGTAGTACATCTCTGACGAAATTTTCACCGACGGTTGGTAAACAATACGCCTTTGTATTTGGTAATGAAGTCAATGGCGTTCGGAACGAGCTGGTTGAGGCAGCTGATGTCGTGCTGGAAATCCCTCAGTTTGGCACGAAACATTCCCTGAATATTGCCGTAACGGCGGGCATTGTCTGCTGGGACTTTCTGCAGAAAACATAA
- a CDS encoding sensor histidine kinase has translation MWYFIYESIVPRKLRTLMVNLYRNSSFIAFAPMLVLATSGLLYLNWSWLPPFVSPVPPSMRWVSLFLLALASQVLFGYALWRLVNRRQHSMVQTEILHSIVHEFQTPIAAIRMSADILDSPIARDHPARTEKYVRIIREETERLQHQVETMLSVAKADCQTLSINPEPIHVHQLLNSIAERHGNYLQLVLSDTNTHLLADRLHLTNVLHNLLDNAIKYSSAEPEISIHEQVDAKGMTLAVRDRGVGMSSSTVRQIFQPFFRHHDRNQPSIKGFGLGLSYVQRIIQAHDWRIEVKSALGSGSEFQIFIPTTSLLPAYTSASSAVMH, from the coding sequence TTGTGGTACTTTATTTACGAATCGATTGTCCCCCGTAAACTACGTACGTTGATGGTCAACCTCTACCGCAATTCTTCCTTTATTGCCTTTGCCCCTATGTTGGTTTTGGCTACGTCAGGACTCCTCTATCTCAACTGGTCCTGGCTCCCCCCGTTTGTCTCGCCGGTGCCGCCATCCATGCGCTGGGTGAGTTTGTTTTTGCTGGCCCTTGCTTCACAGGTTTTATTTGGATACGCTCTCTGGCGGCTGGTCAACCGGCGGCAGCACTCGATGGTCCAGACAGAGATTCTTCATTCGATCGTCCACGAATTTCAAACGCCCATTGCCGCCATCCGGATGTCGGCTGATATTCTGGATTCACCCATTGCCCGTGACCACCCGGCCCGAACCGAAAAATATGTTCGCATTATTCGGGAAGAAACCGAACGGTTGCAACACCAGGTCGAAACGATGCTGTCGGTAGCCAAGGCCGATTGCCAGACGCTGTCCATTAATCCGGAGCCAATTCATGTGCATCAACTGCTTAATTCCATTGCCGAACGGCATGGTAACTACCTGCAATTGGTGCTTTCCGACACGAATACGCACCTGCTGGCCGACCGGCTGCATCTGACTAACGTACTGCATAATCTACTGGACAACGCAATCAAATACAGTTCTGCCGAGCCGGAAATCAGCATTCACGAACAGGTAGACGCTAAGGGCATGACGCTTGCCGTTCGCGACCGGGGTGTTGGGATGTCGTCCAGCACGGTACGCCAGATTTTCCAGCCGTTTTTCCGGCACCACGACCGGAATCAGCCCAGCATTAAGGGATTTGGTCTGGGGCTGAGTTATGTGCAGCGTATTATTCAGGCTCACGACTGGCGGATCGAGGTTAAAAGCGCTCTGGGCAGTGGCAGCGAATTTCAGATCTTTATTCCGACAACCTCTTTGCTACCGGCTTACACCAGTGCTAGCAGTGCCGTCATGCATTAA
- the treZ gene encoding malto-oligosyltrehalose trehalohydrolase, producing MLNRIFVSKPSLGVGFTDAGRAEINLWAPYASKVSLDLPERGITLPMEKGNFGYWWINTDKLKQGDLYQYVLDDDKKRPDPVSVSQPQCVNGPSRALDVCRYDWQDTAWTNPPLAEYIIYELHVGTFTPEGTFAALEEKLDYLKELGITAIEIMPVAQFPNSRNWGYDGVYPYAVQDSYGGAVALQHLVDACHDKGLAVILDVVYNHMGPEGSVFNDYGPYHTKKYCTPWGDAINFDDEWCDGVRHYFTENALMWFRDFHVDALRLDAVHHLKDFSTNHILREMKQCVDKLAAETGRQYYLIAECDLNDPVFIDPLEKRGYGMDAQWCDEFHHALRVAIGEPRNGYYVDFNGVNDLAKAFQDGYVYDGQFSKHRKKMFGAKAETNPGQQLIVFSQNHDQIGNRMLGERSNELYSNETAKLMAGAVLVSPFLPMLFMGEEWGETNPFLYFVSHNDPELVEQTRQGREGEFADFQQEGDVPDPLADDTFQRSKLQWQLLDKEEHQAFFQYYRTLIALRKEHPALRNLNRWQMIITQNVAQSLLVMHRWEGDEHLLCLMNFSHDTQSATLPARNRRWRRQLDSADTAWCGPGTSTPEYATGTATFLLQPQSMVLYTSML from the coding sequence ATGCTTAACCGCATCTTTGTCAGTAAACCGTCGCTGGGCGTTGGTTTCACCGACGCCGGACGTGCCGAAATAAACCTGTGGGCGCCTTATGCCAGTAAAGTGTCACTTGATCTGCCGGAGCGTGGTATTACGTTGCCAATGGAAAAAGGCAATTTCGGGTACTGGTGGATCAACACCGACAAATTGAAGCAGGGCGACTTGTATCAGTACGTACTGGATGATGACAAAAAGCGCCCCGACCCCGTGTCGGTGTCGCAGCCCCAGTGCGTAAACGGGCCATCGCGGGCGCTGGATGTCTGCCGGTATGACTGGCAAGACACTGCCTGGACGAATCCACCGCTGGCCGAGTATATCATTTACGAACTCCACGTGGGTACGTTCACGCCAGAAGGGACCTTTGCGGCCCTGGAGGAAAAGCTCGATTACCTGAAAGAACTGGGCATCACCGCTATTGAAATAATGCCCGTGGCTCAGTTTCCCAACTCACGAAACTGGGGCTATGACGGGGTGTATCCGTACGCGGTGCAGGATTCATACGGGGGAGCGGTGGCGTTGCAACACCTGGTAGATGCCTGCCACGACAAAGGGCTGGCGGTTATTCTGGACGTGGTCTACAACCATATGGGGCCGGAAGGCAGCGTGTTTAACGATTATGGGCCCTACCACACCAAAAAGTACTGCACCCCCTGGGGGGACGCCATAAATTTCGACGATGAGTGGTGCGATGGTGTCCGTCATTATTTTACCGAAAACGCACTCATGTGGTTCCGTGATTTTCATGTCGATGCGTTGCGACTGGACGCCGTGCACCACCTAAAAGATTTCAGTACGAACCATATCCTGCGGGAAATGAAACAGTGCGTCGACAAACTTGCTGCCGAAACGGGCCGGCAGTATTACCTGATTGCCGAATGCGATCTAAATGATCCGGTATTCATTGATCCGCTGGAAAAGCGGGGGTATGGAATGGATGCGCAATGGTGCGACGAATTTCACCACGCCCTGCGGGTAGCCATTGGTGAGCCGCGGAACGGTTATTACGTCGATTTTAACGGCGTCAACGATCTGGCTAAAGCTTTCCAGGACGGCTACGTGTACGACGGGCAGTTTTCAAAACACCGGAAAAAGATGTTCGGGGCCAAAGCTGAAACCAATCCCGGACAGCAGCTGATTGTCTTCTCCCAGAACCACGACCAGATTGGCAACCGGATGCTGGGCGAGCGGAGTAATGAGTTGTATAGCAATGAAACTGCCAAGCTCATGGCGGGTGCGGTGCTGGTCAGTCCTTTTCTGCCTATGCTGTTCATGGGCGAGGAGTGGGGGGAAACCAATCCGTTTCTTTACTTCGTGAGCCATAACGACCCGGAACTGGTTGAGCAGACCCGCCAGGGACGGGAAGGTGAATTTGCCGATTTTCAGCAGGAGGGTGACGTACCCGATCCGCTGGCCGATGATACGTTCCAGCGTTCGAAGCTGCAGTGGCAGTTATTGGATAAAGAGGAACATCAGGCCTTTTTTCAGTATTACCGAACGCTAATTGCTTTGCGCAAAGAGCACCCGGCCTTACGGAATCTAAATCGCTGGCAGATGATAATTACGCAGAATGTTGCCCAGTCATTGCTGGTTATGCACCGCTGGGAGGGGGATGAACACCTGCTTTGTCTGATGAACTTCTCACACGATACGCAATCCGCGACCCTGCCCGCCAGAAACCGGCGTTGGCGCCGTCAGCTGGATTCGGCCGATACAGCCTGGTGCGGGCCGGGTACTAGTACGCCCGAATACGCAACTGGGACCGCTACGTTTCTGTTGCAGCCTCAGTCGATGGTGCTTTACACCAGTATGCTCTAG
- a CDS encoding sugar phosphate isomerase/epimerase family protein, which translates to MNKIGMNLFVWTSTMDEDMTNTFRFLKETGFDFVEVPMNSTDQTKWQRVGKALSELGMGVQACSICGPEHNLISPDAAVRREAIDFLKQIVDGASLMGAPILMGPLFAGFKTFTGKSATDQEWNWSVTGMREVAEHAATRNVILAMEYLNRFETYLLTCADDVIRYVEAVDHPNCRIAFDTFHANMEEKSIPDAIRACAPYLVHVQISENDRSTPGHGHINFTEIFDAFQEVGYTGPIAIEAFGPNPPELAAATHIFRPMFDSPEQLATDGLAFIKSELASERNRTAERSELRLA; encoded by the coding sequence ATGAATAAGATTGGAATGAATTTATTTGTCTGGACCTCAACCATGGATGAGGACATGACAAATACGTTTCGGTTTCTGAAGGAGACAGGCTTCGATTTCGTTGAAGTTCCTATGAACAGTACCGATCAGACGAAATGGCAGCGGGTTGGGAAGGCGCTTTCCGAGCTGGGAATGGGGGTTCAGGCCTGTTCAATCTGCGGACCGGAGCACAACCTAATTAGCCCCGATGCCGCCGTTCGCCGGGAGGCCATCGACTTCCTGAAACAGATCGTTGACGGCGCATCGCTGATGGGCGCACCCATTCTGATGGGGCCGCTGTTTGCCGGGTTCAAGACGTTCACCGGTAAATCCGCCACAGACCAGGAATGGAACTGGTCAGTAACGGGGATGCGGGAAGTAGCCGAACACGCGGCTACTAGAAACGTAATTCTGGCGATGGAATACCTGAATCGGTTCGAAACCTACCTGCTTACCTGTGCCGACGACGTAATCCGGTATGTAGAAGCCGTTGATCATCCGAACTGCCGGATTGCGTTTGATACCTTCCACGCGAATATGGAAGAGAAAAGCATTCCCGACGCCATCCGGGCCTGTGCGCCCTATCTGGTGCACGTACAGATTTCGGAAAATGACCGATCGACACCCGGACACGGGCACATCAACTTCACCGAGATTTTTGATGCCTTTCAGGAAGTAGGCTATACGGGTCCGATCGCGATCGAAGCATTTGGTCCGAATCCGCCGGAACTGGCCGCGGCCACGCACATCTTCCGGCCGATGTTTGATTCGCCGGAACAACTCGCCACGGATGGATTGGCGTTTATAAAAAGCGAATTAGCGAGTGAGCGAAATCGGACCGCCGAGCGGAGCGAATTACGCCTGGCGTAG
- a CDS encoding histone H1/H5 family protein, HCT subfamily — MKKSIEKSAKKLAKKLGKLMDKAEKKTEKPKKSATKKAKKEAAKAKKNAEKAAKNAKRTASKNVVAHPAASISTPAVVTPKATTRTRTAAPKKTTAAPKAAPATEPSTES, encoded by the coding sequence ATGAAAAAATCCATCGAGAAATCAGCGAAGAAGCTGGCCAAGAAATTGGGTAAATTGATGGATAAGGCTGAGAAGAAAACCGAAAAGCCGAAAAAATCGGCTACCAAGAAAGCCAAGAAGGAAGCAGCAAAGGCTAAGAAGAATGCAGAAAAGGCGGCAAAAAACGCCAAACGTACTGCCAGCAAGAACGTCGTAGCACATCCAGCAGCTTCGATTTCGACGCCCGCCGTTGTTACTCCCAAAGCAACTACCCGCACTAGAACAGCAGCTCCTAAAAAAACCACGGCGGCACCAAAGGCCGCACCAGCTACCGAGCCAAGCACCGAAAGTTAA